In the genome of Candidatus Nitrosocosmicus arcticus, the window ATCAGGATCGTTACTTAGAAATGAGTCAAGAATGGAATCAGAAATCCTATCGCATATCTTATCAGGATGCCCTTCTGTTACACTTTCAGATGTAAATATATATTTTCTAGGTTGCATTATTATCATTAAGCAAGAATTCAGAAATTGTAATAACTGTTAGAATTCTTTCTCTAATTTAATGAAAAGCACGTTATTACCTCTTATAACTACTTTACCGTAATTTGCTAACAGATCAGATCCATCAAATTCTTCTGCATCAACTAGAATCAGATTCATATAAGAATCTACATTAGACATTTTGCCTCTATATTCGATTTCGCTTTTTAACCTTACAGCAACTTTTCTGTTCAAAGAACGCTGTAAAACATTTAATGGTCTCTTAGTAGGTTGTTGTGAAGGTGATGCTGCCATATTGTTAATCAATTGTGAAAAGACCCTAGGCTACAATAAAAAGCTTCCTCTACGATATTATGCCTAACAAATCAATATTTTTATTTATCGAACATAATCTAAACGCATAGATAAAGAACTAAAAAAATTAGATGGTCTTCTGCTTAGATTGACCCAGAATGGTACACTGATCGAATTGGTTGGTAAAAAGGGCGCGGGGAGAACACACCTTGTTTACTTAATTTGCTCTTTAAATAGCATAAGAAGTAAAAAAACACTATATCTAGATGGATCTGGAAATTTTAGGCCTGAAGTAATTTATGAATTTCTTAAAAAAATAGCAAATGTTAGCGGTGAGGAACTTAGAATCTTTTTAAAAAAAATAACTTATCAAAGAATCTATGAAGTATATATACTAATCAATCTCTTAAAAAAGATCAAGGTTTTAGATATAGATTGTGTAATTATTAATGATGTGATACCCTTGTTTCTTTATAATCAGAATAAGAATATCAGACAAGAAGTGAGAAGATTTGTTAGAGAATTAGCTTTAATTGCCATAACCAAAAAGATAAGTATAGTTTTTACAAGTACTCTGGTTGAGAAATTCGAGGAAAATAGTTTTGAAAGCATTAATTATGAACTTTTTTATCATGAAATCATCAGGTATGTTCACATCAAAGCAATTATCCAAAGAAGAACCCAAAATATGATTGAATGTACGTTTATTCATCCCAAAAATCTGATCGATTCAAAACTATCAATCAACTTGGATAAGTTTGAGCAGCATAGGATTTAAAACATAGTAGAAATTATTCTAGTAAAAAGTAATAGATTTAAAGAATGATAGAATCATAAGAAATCATTAATTATTCTTTTACGGTAGTTGAAAGAAGAAACTAAAAGAATGTATAATTATAATTATAAAAACAACTACAACAAAGTAGTTATTATAGGACTAGGCCAGCTGGGTCTTCCAGTTGCAAAATATGTTAAAGAACATGGTTTTGATACTTATGGATATGATATAAATCAAAAAACCATGCAATCAGCTGAATCCAAGTATGGAATAAAACAAGCAACAAACTTTGGAGATTTTGACGTATTAATTATCT includes:
- a CDS encoding LSM domain-containing protein, with protein sequence MINNMAASPSQQPTKRPLNVLQRSLNRKVAVRLKSEIEYRGKMSNVDSYMNLILVDAEEFDGSDLLANYGKVVIRGNNVLFIKLEKEF